In Candidatus Methylomirabilota bacterium, the following are encoded in one genomic region:
- a CDS encoding SCO family protein, whose protein sequence is MKKRSLRQKRVLGALVFVAASGLLVIALSVAIAPNIENTHAVKGRQRNMLLEGRDAWRLPDFTFIERSGKLVTLANLRGKVWIADLIWTRCSDACPLMSAVMARLQTEFADEPELRLVSFSVDPQFDTPAVLASYAAKFGADRDRWLFLTGEKKAIYHVIQKGFKLLVFDPDDAKASDDPEPRGRPVPEGWLGPAVAWAHGIGEHRKKPVIHSDRFVLVDRAGRIRGYYRSADSKDLIRLKQDTWKLLRTGGT, encoded by the coding sequence ATGAAGAAACGCAGCTTGAGACAAAAGCGTGTTCTCGGGGCCCTTGTGTTCGTTGCGGCCTCCGGCCTTCTCGTGATTGCCCTTTCCGTTGCCATTGCCCCCAACATTGAGAACACACATGCCGTGAAGGGCAGGCAACGCAACATGCTTTTGGAAGGGCGCGACGCATGGCGGCTCCCGGACTTCACCTTCATCGAGCGGAGTGGCAAGCTGGTCACGCTGGCCAACCTCCGGGGAAAAGTCTGGATTGCCGACCTCATCTGGACACGGTGTTCAGATGCCTGCCCGCTGATGAGCGCGGTGATGGCGAGGCTTCAGACCGAATTCGCCGACGAACCCGAGCTCCGCCTGGTTTCATTCAGCGTCGACCCCCAATTCGACACCCCGGCCGTCCTCGCCTCCTATGCCGCCAAATTCGGTGCAGATCGCGATCGGTGGTTATTCCTCACGGGAGAGAAGAAGGCCATATACCATGTGATTCAAAAGGGATTCAAGTTGCTCGTGTTCGACCCCGACGATGCAAAAGCCTCCGACGATCCGGAACCGCGAGGCAGGCCGGTCCCGGAGGGATGGCTTGGTCCCGCAGTGGCCTGGGCGCATGGTATTGGCGAGCACCGGAAAAAACCGGTGATTCACAGTGATCGATTCGTCCTGGTGGATCGGGCTGGGCGGATTCGAGGCTACTACCGCAGCGCCGACTCCAAGGACCTGATACGCCTGAAGCAGGATACGTGGAAGCTCCTGCGGACCGGGGGCACCTGA
- a CDS encoding NAD(P) transhydrogenase subunit alpha: MSEGLVILLVIFVLAMFVGFEVITKIPSTLHTPLMSGSNAISGITIIGAMIVAGMGATTLATILGVTAVVFAMINVVGGYVVTDRMLRMFKKRPEAERS, from the coding sequence ATGAGCGAAGGCCTGGTTATTCTCTTGGTCATCTTCGTGCTCGCGATGTTCGTGGGCTTCGAGGTCATCACCAAGATTCCAAGCACGTTGCACACTCCACTGATGTCAGGATCGAACGCCATCTCGGGCATCACGATCATCGGTGCGATGATCGTGGCAGGGATGGGAGCCACGACACTCGCGACAATCCTCGGGGTAACTGCGGTGGTGTTCGCAATGATCAACGTGGTCGGCGGCTACGTCGTGACCGACCGGATGCTCCGGATGTTCAAGAAGAGGCCGGAGGCTGAGCGATCATGA
- a CDS encoding CBS domain-containing protein: MKTVRHILQDKGHNIWHTTPDALVYDVLKIMAEKEVGSLLVLEEGKLVGIISERDYARKVILKGKSSLDTPVREIMTPKVISVRPENTIEECMALMTDKHIRHLPVVVDEKVVGVVSIGDVVKAELAEKDFLIKQLKNYITGDR, translated from the coding sequence ATGAAAACCGTCAGGCATATTTTGCAAGATAAAGGACATAACATATGGCACACAACACCCGATGCGCTGGTGTATGATGTCTTGAAAATCATGGCGGAAAAGGAAGTGGGATCGTTACTGGTCCTTGAGGAGGGGAAATTGGTTGGCATTATCTCGGAAAGGGATTACGCCCGGAAGGTCATTCTCAAAGGGAAATCCTCCCTGGACACCCCCGTCAGGGAGATTATGACCCCAAAGGTGATTTCTGTACGCCCAGAAAATACCATCGAAGAATGCATGGCGCTGATGACGGACAAACATATCCGACACCTTCCCGTAGTCGTCGATGAGAAGGTGGTTGGCGTCGTCTCCATCGGCGACGTGGTCAAGGCTGAACTCGCCGAAAAGGACTTTTTGATAAAGCAGCTCAAAAACTACATTACGGGAGATAGATAG
- a CDS encoding copper-binding protein has translation MWSGKERELYSPYYAERKMVFLDHEAIEGCMPPMKMAFFVTSPDLIEDLNTGDRVGFSFTIDGPMIVINKITKEED, from the coding sequence GTGTGGAGTGGCAAGGAGAGGGAACTGTACTCTCCCTACTATGCAGAGCGGAAGATGGTCTTTCTGGACCACGAGGCAATCGAAGGGTGTATGCCTCCGATGAAGATGGCCTTCTTTGTCACCTCGCCTGACTTGATCGAGGACCTCAACACGGGTGATCGCGTGGGGTTTTCGTTTACGATCGACGGGCCAATGATCGTGATCAACAAGATCACAAAGGAAGAGGACTAG
- a CDS encoding Re/Si-specific NAD(P)(+) transhydrogenase subunit alpha, whose translation MKVGVPKEIVVGENRVALVPDAVGLLRKAGPQILFESGAGESAFFPDRAYEAAGATIVSDPVALFTEADVVLKVQTPALNPVLGKHEVELMREGTVLISFLQPLSHPDLVNRLVERKITSFSMDLIPRIARAQKMDALSSQSTVAGYKAVLAAASSLGKFFPMLVTAAGTIPPAKVLVLGVGVAGLQAIATARRLGAMVQAYDIRPAVKEQVESLGGTFIELDLGGGKTEDVSGYAEELTAESHEREKVLLRRHVPKADIVITTALIPGKRAPVLITAEMVQDMKAGSVIVDLAAEAGGNCELTEPDRVVTRYGVTIHGPLNIPSAMPVHASQMYSKNISSFLLQIVRNGKLEFDFNDPITNDTCITHEGRVRQQ comes from the coding sequence ATGAAAGTCGGGGTCCCCAAAGAGATCGTAGTCGGTGAGAATCGGGTGGCCCTGGTCCCTGATGCTGTTGGCCTGCTGCGAAAGGCGGGACCGCAGATCCTGTTCGAATCCGGAGCCGGAGAAAGTGCATTTTTTCCGGATCGTGCCTACGAGGCTGCCGGGGCTACGATCGTGTCCGATCCCGTCGCTCTGTTCACGGAGGCGGACGTAGTCCTCAAGGTGCAGACGCCCGCGCTCAATCCTGTCCTGGGCAAGCATGAGGTTGAGCTGATGCGGGAAGGCACCGTACTCATCAGCTTTTTGCAGCCCCTTAGCCACCCAGACCTAGTCAACCGCTTGGTAGAGCGGAAGATCACGAGCTTCAGCATGGACCTCATCCCTCGCATCGCCCGGGCCCAAAAGATGGATGCGCTCTCTTCGCAGAGCACAGTTGCGGGCTACAAGGCCGTGCTCGCTGCTGCAAGCTCGCTAGGCAAATTCTTTCCGATGCTGGTGACGGCGGCGGGAACCATTCCCCCGGCCAAGGTTCTGGTCCTGGGAGTTGGCGTGGCCGGGCTCCAGGCCATCGCAACGGCTCGGCGTCTTGGGGCAATGGTCCAGGCCTACGACATTCGGCCGGCCGTTAAGGAACAGGTGGAAAGTCTCGGCGGCACCTTCATTGAACTCGATCTAGGGGGGGGGAAGACGGAGGACGTGAGCGGATACGCGGAAGAGCTGACGGCGGAATCACACGAGCGAGAGAAGGTGTTGCTTCGCCGCCATGTCCCGAAGGCGGATATCGTCATCACCACGGCATTGATCCCAGGGAAACGGGCTCCCGTGCTGATCACCGCCGAGATGGTCCAGGATATGAAGGCCGGCTCGGTGATCGTGGACCTCGCTGCAGAGGCGGGTGGGAATTGCGAGCTGACCGAGCCCGACCGTGTTGTAACAAGGTACGGCGTCACCATCCACGGGCCGCTCAACATCCCGAGTGCCATGCCAGTGCATGCGAGCCAGATGTATTCAAAGAACATCTCAAGCTTCCTGCTTCAAATCGTACGCAACGGGAAACTTGAGTTTGATTTCAATGACCCGATCACCAACGATACATGCATCACGCATGAGGGAAGGGTGAGACAGCAATGA